The Procambarus clarkii isolate CNS0578487 chromosome 24, FALCON_Pclarkii_2.0, whole genome shotgun sequence genomic interval CGGTAATGCATGGGGTGGGCCTCCGTAGTTCAAgattgcgggttcgattcccttttTGTCTTTTAGGGGCATCAAGAGCTTTATAAGGAGTTTAATAGTAGACGATGTTGTGTTAGTTCCTTTCAAATTCTAactgagatgtgtgtgtgtgtgtgtgtgtgtgtgtgtgtgtgtgtgtgtgtgtgtgtgtgtgtgggtgtgtgtgtgtgtgtgtgtgtgtgtgtgtgtgtgtgtgtgtgtgtgtgtgtgtgtgtgtgtgtgggtgtgtgtgtgtgtgtgtgggtgtgtgtgtgtgtgtgtgtgggtgtgtgtgtgtgtgtgtgtgtgtccacaaaGCACTAAAATATTGCTTAGTAGCAGGGCTAATCACTAGATAACTCACTCGCCTAAATCAACAATGGCAGAACTTGGATTACTACGTTGGgagcattgaagtcaccacggtCTCTGGGTGTCTTCTGTACAGAAAATACAAATGACATAAACACTCGcacacggctgagtggacagcgccagGGAGTCGTAGTTCTCAAGGCACGTAGTTCGCGACTCCTGGCACGAGACCCAAACAAtggggacagagtttctttcacctgaggccgctgttcacctagcagtaaacaggtacatgCAGTGCCTGGAAGTTAGAGGGGGAGCTGCTACGGCCAGCAtcgtggagatgtgtgtgtgtgggtgagtgtgtgtgtgtgtgtgtgtacgtgtgtgaatgtgtgtgtgagtgcgtgtgtgtactcatctatttgtgctgtgtgtgtgtgtgtgtgtgtgtgtgtgtgtgtgtgtgtgtgtgtgtgtgtgtgtttactagttgtgtttactagttgtgtttttgcgggggttgagctttgctctttcggcccgcctctcaactgtcaatcaactgtttactaactacttttttttttttttttttcacaccacacacacacacacacaccaggaagcagcccgtgacagctgactaactcccaggtacctatttactgctaggtaacaggggcacttagggtgaaagaaactttgcccatttgtttctgcctcgtgcgggaatcgaacccgcgccacagaattacgagtcctgcgcgctatccaccaggctacgaggccccctcgtgtgtgtgtgtgtgtgtgtgtgtgtgcgtgaataGTATAAATGTAGGTTGGAGAAATGATAGAGAGAAAAAAatcaataaatacaaataataaacacaaaacaaacacacacacacacactaaagctGGGAAGAGAGAGATATAGACTATAAGAAGGGAatgagaatggggggggggaaaaaGGCGAGATATAGACAAAGAGGCAATTAGATAGGCAGGCAAGCGGACATACAGAGGAGAGAAGGAAATAATGTGACTGGTCGCCCCATGTTGCAagttgagtcacatattgcaaagCAGGAGTGTCCGGGGTGGGGTTGGGTTGGGGGAGGGAGTGTCCGAGGTGGggttgggttgggggggggagtgtccggGGTGGGGTTGGGTTGGGGGAGGGAGTGTCCGGGGTGGGGTTGGGTTGGGGGAGGGAGTGTCCGAGGTGGGGTTGGGTTGGGGGAGGGAGTGTCCGGGGTGGGGTTGGGTTGGGGGAGGGAGTGTCCGGGGTGGGGTTGGGTTGGGGGAGGGAGTGTCCGGGGTGGGGTTGGGTTGGGGGAGGGAGTGTCCGGGGTGGggttgggttgggggggggggagtgtccggGGTGGGgttgggtggaggtgagggggggTTAGGAGGATGTCAGCAGGGGATAGAAGGAGGTCCGGAGGggttggtggagggggggtggtttgagggaagggggaaggacagagttgttgttgttaaagattcgctacttggaacaaacaattccaagtagcacgggctatggtgagcccgtaggtactaAGGACAGAGAAATGGAGTACATGATGTATTGCAAAATATATTAGCAATATAAttcaaaataaaagaaaacagtgatAACAGTATAATGTTTAttataatattcacaatattaaaaaaaaaataacatacaGAAAATGTTAAATATTTTTCTTTAAGAATAAAATATAGGGAAAATATTGCAAAAACAGATAAAACAAAATATTTCATCATAACTTGTTATTTCTAAGCAACAAAGAACATGTAGAACATGTTCATGTAGAACATCTGTAGAACATTTTAACCTTTCCTGCTTTTACATATTATTATTACAAATGTTATTTTCACAAAAGCTGCTTTATgagtattgtaaaaaaaaaagggaagggaattatcagggggaaagcgccaagccattacgactatatagcgctgggaaggagtcaggataagaatttgggatgggacgtgggggagggggggggaaggaatggtgcccaaccacttgtggacagtcggggattgaacgccgacctgaatgaagggagggccgtcgctctaccgtccagcccaagtggttggctgTAAGCTTGGCCGGGCCGCCGCCAACAGCCTTCCATCACATGTGAatgatagagagaaaaaaaatattaacaaatacaaataataaacacacacacactaaagctGGGAAGAGAGATAGACAAACCAAGCCACAAACCATCGTGTGTGGCTTGGCTTGTTATGTGGGCTTTAATTGTTCTCgtgtctcttcttcttcttcttctttatcAGTTAACTATAACGTCTTCCTTGTCCGTTTGTGAGTTATGCTACGGATTATAATGATCGCTGTAAGCAATTGTCTCCCAGGATGTTTAACCATTCGATGCCGAGATAAGATAAGTTATCTCTTGAGTGATAACTACCCGATGATCAGGCCTGATAACACCCCCCTGTTAGACGATGAGAATTAAAGAGCACCGGAGTAGGTGTCTTGGTCCATATAGGCGGGTCCTGTTTACATTCATCCCCCTCTCTCTGTTGGTCCATATAGGCGGGTTCTGATTATACTCATTCCCCTCTCTATTGGTCCATATAGGCGGGTCCTGATTATACTCATTCCCCTCTCTATTGGTCCATATAGGCGGGTCCTGATTATACTCATTCCCCTCTCTATTAGTCCATATAGGCGGGTCCTGATTATACTCATTCCCCTCTCTATTGGTCCATATAGGCGGGTCCTGATTATACTCATTCCCCTCTCTATTGGTCCATATAGGCGGGTCCTGATTATACTCATTCCCCTCTCTATTGGTCCATATAggcgggtcctgtttacacttaaTCCCCTCTCTATTGGTCCATATAGGCGGGTCCTTTTTACATCCCATCTGttgtccagccacttgggctggacggtagagcgacggtttcgcttcatgcaggtcagcgttcaatccccgaccgtccacaagtggtttgggcaccattccttccccccgtcccatcccaaatccttatcctgaccccccttccaagtgttatatagtcgtaatggctttgcgctttcccccaccagtcacagccccgctcctgcgccaggtaaggccactacgggctcaccatagcccgtgctacttggaactttttgttccaagtagcaaatcttaaacaacaacaacatgcgctttcccctgataattctcccTCTGTTGGTCCATactaggctgtgtgtgtgtgtgtactcacctaattgtgcttgcgggggttgagctttggctctttggtcctttggtgtgtgtgtgtgtgtgtgtgtgtgtgtgtgtgtgtgtgtgtgtgtgtgcgcgcgtgcttgCATGAGGCGCTGAAGGAGGAGAGGTGGACCAGCCAAGCGGGTGATCAGATTTAGCGAGTGCTTGACGGGTTCCTCTCGCAAGATCTGTCTCGTTGCTTCGCCTGGTGGAAGGTGATGTGTTTATATAAACACTTCTGGGCCCTTTATAGGTGGAGACCGACGTCACTgtgagaaggttaggttagggtatgacggtataggttaggttaggttaggttaggttaggttaggttaggttaggttagggtatgaCGGTATAGGCTTTACGGTATGACGGTAAACAGGTTTTTAAGGGGAAACAAATGTCGTGGATTATcgtgtacttatctagttgtgcttgccgggggttgagctctggctctttggtcccggtgtctgtgtgtgttcacctagttgtgtttgcgggggggggggttgagctttgctctttcgacccgcctctcaactctcaatcaactgtttactaactactttttttccacaccacacacacatacacacacacaccccaggaagcagcccatgacagctgactaactcccaggtacctatttactgctaggtaacaggggcattcagggtgaaagaaactttgcccatttgtttctgcctcgtgcgggaatctaaCCCGtgacacagaattacgagtcctgcgcgctatccaccaggctacgaggcccctctcgTGTTATAATCCAGTCGGGGTTGGCCCCAGTAGCGCCCTCTAAGAAATATTGCCATCTATAGCGACACCCATGAGATTTTCATGGCGTTTAAAATTGGGTGTGCTCTTTCCGTAGAGTTATTGGTTTGTAGTACTTCGACATATTCCATTTTCTGTGAGGAAAGGGAAAGAATGGTATGAAAGGAAGATGGAGGAGAGGGGCATGCTGGAAGAGTCTGGGGAaagaaaggggaagaggggggaaatagggaaagggggagggggggtacagggaaagaaagaaagaaggtaCGGGATTGAGGGAGAGAGAAATCCTTAACTAAAATCCTTAAAGTAAATATAATACAATAACCAAGATCCCTAAACTAGTAGAATACAATGATCAAGATCCCCAAGACCAATAGGTTAGGGATCTTAGTTAAACTAATAGCTTAAGAGGTCTTAGCTATTGTCTTCTAATAGTTTAGGTATCTCGGTTATTGCATTCTAATCGAATACAATAACTAAAATCTATTAGCAAATCTAACCCCTAAGATATCCAAAAATACAACAAATTGACCCATAATCAAGGTCAGACATATTATAAAGTAACTGTTGAATACAACTGGTTGCGTGTAGTAGCTTATTCATCACAGGAGATAACGATTTGCTAATGTATCAAAGAGGGAGATGTCTCAATGAGGCGATGCCTCAATGAGGGGGATGCCTCAATGAGGCGATGCCTCAATGAGAGATGCCTCATGTCTGCACAAGTAGGATACACTCTCAAGATTGTATCATGTCTGTCACAGAGTCTCAGAGGAATCTGCAGCGATTATTGTGAGAGTGATGATGTATTATGCTCGGAGCTTAGAGCGTGAGATTAAAGCTTAGAGCATGAGGTTAGagcttaaagagagagagagagagagagagagagagagagagagagagagagagagagagagagagaggtaggttaGATGTTAAAGGGACCGTGAGGTTAAAGACAAGATGGAGCACGAGGCTAGACGTTGGAGGTAATATAAGGTTAGATATGACAGGAAGTATAAAGTTGGATATCATAGAGAGTATAAGGGTTAGATAACACTCTTAAGTTACCTTGTGTTCTGTTACTTTACCTGTCTAATTTATTTCCATGAAATATTGTAATTATATTCCAGGCAGGTTAGCGGAAGAATGAGAAACTTTTAAAAATgtgaaattttaaatttttaatcaattaataaATAAAGCATTCTGACACTAACATAATCTTtatcgctcattttgatatcacgttGAAGCAATAACTTTGGTCTGAAAACAAAATGGATATCGTCTTTTGTGGGGCTCAGCTGCTGATATCACCATTTGCTATGCGCTTTCCGCATCGTTGGTGTTTACGCATGTCGTGTCTAGCAGCCCGGGACCACGAGCTGAGCCTAACCTCCCCTGACAAGCGGTGGGTGAAAGGAACATTGCTATTGCGTTCCTCTCCatgtcttacacacacacacaataaataagtaagttcatCATCCAAATAAAATACCGTTTTCTATTAATTtcataaaaacaaaaaatcaataaaTGCTAAAAATTCACGATCTGTGTAATGGACTTCTCAAATCTTATTTAATAACTTTATCTACACTATTTTCTTCGTTGATGTCTCAGGAGGTAACTATATAGAGACTATATATACTATATGTTGGTGAATGATGTGTTGCGAGTCATATATTGCCTtagcatcttcttgaggttatcttgagatgagagtCTCAACACAGCATCAATATCAGCATAGTGCTAATCAACTTCGCTGTCGTAGGTTCATTATTGAGGCTCTGATTAGTACAATTGCACAGTATTAACTGTATCAAGATCTATCTATACACCTTTCTAGGTTTTCTCCTGTGTGTCTATCAATTAATAATTCTGTATACGAAGTGTATGTATGTTTGGGTGAATTGGGAGTATGTATTTCACCAAACAATTGTTTCGgtatgtgtgtatagtattgtatgcatgcatgtacgtATGCATAtctgtaaatatatatgtatatatgtatgaatgaATGCATGTACGTATGTATAACTATTCATGCATGCATTCATGCATGTACGTATGCATGCATTcatgcgtgtatatatatatatatatatatatatatatatatatatatatatatatatatatatatatatatatatatatatatatatatatatacgtaaacatATATATGAGCGAGCAAGTGCATGCCATCAGTGCAACACTCCGGCACGCAAGAGCCGCGGTTACTCTCTGGGGTTCATGCGTGGCCTGACCCCGCACGCTTCCTGGGGTCAGTGTTGGCCTGCAGTGTTCCAgcagctgtctctctctctctctctctctctctctctctctctctctctctctctctctctctctctctctctctctctctctctctctctctctctctctctctcagcaggcATCCCTGACATCCATCACTCACCACCAAGACAGTCTTGTGTGAGTCAGGTCATCGGGTCATGCACCTAATCACATAACCTTCTCCAATCTGTGATGACCCCAGATGTACAGCCTAAATTGCTTTATTCAATATGGACGGTCCCAATCTCAGGTACATATTGATTTAGGAAGGAAATATTGCACCTGGATTGTTTATGAGCTCCCAATAATACTTTGTAATAGTATTTTGCCTAGATATGGATGGCTGAATAATATCGTTGAGTTAATTGTTTTTAACTTGATCTCTACCGCGTCGATTTGATTTTATTGCCTTAATAAATCATTCAGTGGGATCCCGGAGTTGTTATATTCATTTACAGAAACAATTATCGTAAATTTTACGAGTGAGCTAAATATGGACGAGCATATAAATGTATTAGATGTTCATCAACAACAAAATAACAACTTCAAACTATTAATTCTTCGCTAGTTTCTTtttattttgtattattatttttttttcgttttaaTTTACCGATTCATATGTTTTAACAATCTCTAGTTTTCCcgttattttattttgttattttcccGATATCTTTGAATTTCCCGCCATATCTGGTTTTCCCGCCATATCTGGTTTTCCCGCCATATCTGGTTTTCCCGCCATATCTGGTTTTCCCGCCATATCTGGTTTTTCCGCCATATCTGGTTTTCCCGCCATATCTGGTTTTCCCGCCATATCTGGTTTTCCCGCCATATCTGGTTTTCCCGCCATCTCTGGTTTTCCCGCCATCTCTGGTTTTCCCGCCATATCTGCTTTTCCCGCCATCTTTGATTTTCCCGCCATCTTTGGTTTTCCCGCCATCTTTGATTTTCCCGCCATATCTGATTTTCCCGCCATCTTTGATTTTCCCGCCATATCTGATTTTCCCGCCATCTTTGATTTTCCCGCCATATCTGATTTTCCCGCCATCTCTGATTTTCCCGCCATCTTTGGTTTTCCCGCCATCTTTGGTTTTCCCGCCATCTTTGATTTTCCCGCCATATCTGATTTTCCCGCCATATCTGATTTTCCCGCCATCTTTGGTTTTCCCGCCATCTCTGCATTCTCGCCAGCCTTTACCATGTATCCTGCTGTTCTTTCCTAACTCACAGGCAGGAAGGGCAGCTTACAGGATCATGATATATCACAGCTGTGCATCACTtcttcaccatcccctcccctccccctcttcaccccccccccctaagcaacgccctcctcccccaccacccacccctgATACCGTCGTTTTTCAGGGGAATCTATGTAAATAATTCCGGGTGCGTCGGAGCGTGCGCCGATACACAGACCTCAAACCCGGACCCGGTAAATGGCAGTCTTATCCGTGGTGTCAGACACAGCCTGGCGTGCCGTGCACTTATGCCGTAGTTTATGTGTTCCACAAAGGTGAATTCATATGAGCATTGCAAGCTGCATTGCTTGGCCGCATGCTGACCATCCCTGTTGGAGCGGTGTGTAGCCTAGTCTGCTCGTTGGGACAGGTTTGAGCGATGTGTCGACTcgtgtgtttttgcgtgtgttCGTGTCGGCGCGCGTTCATTTATGCACGCAAGAGCGTTGATGGCCGTGTAAGTATTATTCACACTTGCCAGAGCGTGCTGGACGCCTATATATATTCCCGGCGCGTGCCAACACGCGAATCCAATCGCGTGACCGCGCGAGTAACCGAGCACGCTAATCCGCAAAGAGAGTGCCCATACAGGCTGTGATAATGAAATCCAGCGCAAAACATTACAGTGCGCACCCGCGCACCtaccagtgcccccccccccccagacacctgcCTTCCTCTCACGAAAGTCCAGTGCGCACACCCCTCCTCCCACATGTACATCTCAATGTGCATCCATGCGCATCTCAGCGCACCCCTTCCCCCCCAACACTTCGTGACTGCGCGGTCCCCCTGAAGCGCTATGGCTGTGTTGCTCCAGCTGTTGCTCCAGCTGTTGCCCCAGCTGTTGCTCCAGCTGTTGCCCCAGCTGTTGctcccagctgttgctccagCTGTTGCCCCAGCTGTTGACCTCTCTTGACCGACCGCGAGGGCGTGACCCGGGTCAGCAAGTGTCAGAGCTCCATCCTGGTGCTTGACGACACCGGTAGGTGGAAGTGCCCCTTAAGTGACACTACCAGAAGGGCTTGAGGTACTCTTTGAGGAGTCTTAGAGGGTTAGAGAACTCTtgaaggacgggggggggggagagggggagttgACCACCTGACCTTGTTTGACCCCGTTTTTTGCTTCTTCTTTTTTCTTATCGTTGAGCTGAACCAACTACAAGAATGAAGCCTCGGTCGTTAATGATCTCTCTCAGTAGTTAAAGCCATCTGTAggacctctgtctctctctctctctctctcatctacaCTCCCAGGAAGGTTTCTCAATATACCAACATCCTTGGAAGGGTCTTTGTCACTCTTTTCACGCTCTCTATAACGTCTTTCAATCTGCCAATTATTCTTTAAATATTCCCACTCTTCATCCCTCAGGAAATTGTCACTCTACTCCTAGGTTTGGAGATGTTTTTCATTCTACTTTCGCCTTCAGAGTTTTCTCCCATATTCTAATTATATTCTCACTCTAACTTTTctaaagtctctctctctctctctctctctctctctctctctctctctctctctctctctctctctctctctctctctctctctctctctctctctctctctctctccctcttcctctctccttaCACTCTAAGTTGAGCTGCAGATTCTCTACCTACACTCTCAGAATTCTTCACCTACCTTACACACGCAGCACATTCACACTTCCTACTTCCTCAGTAGCCTCTcgtcttcccccccacccccctcttcaTCTTCATCTTTTGTATCAATTTGAGGCCTAAAGTTCCACCTTGAAAGGTAAATGTTTATCCACAGTAATGTCGTATGATAACAGCATGTGGGGTTTATGGAAGAGTACGGTGGAGGAGGCGTGGAGGGCAGAGTTAGTAGAGGTGTAGGGAAAGAATTGTGAATGTTTAAacatattattaacatctttattaacaaaatattaaattatgGCTAATGGGTGTAATTCAACTAGGCCTTAttacagtgaggtgctgctcgtattcactgccacacaggacaataGATCAAAATTGCATACTGAAgcttgtatataatatatatatatatatatatatatatatatatatatatatatatatatatatatatatatatatatatatatatatatatatatataatatagttcaCGAGGTTACAATCTACTTCATCAGATATTATACAGGTTTCAATAAAAGAATTTGTAAATATAACTTTCTATTATAAATAGTACTTTctttcactaccacacatacaaggCAAGGATGGATTCTAAGAGAAATAACTTCATAAAAAAAGTTCTTCATTCTTCAATTTGCACAAGTATATTTAGGATAAATGGAATGATAAAAGAGCTAGAGTATACATGTTCGTGCCATATATATGAGGCTTAGAATTCAAGGCAGAAAAAGCAGGTAATAAATCAAACACAATGCTGCGAGAGATCCCAAACAGGCTTACGGAATGACCCAACAGCGGCTTCTGAAGACCATCCACAACATCTGTAAAGATGAGATAATGTGTGAGGGAGAATAAAAGCCAGACAATGGAATAGACAACAGGAGGAGACATGTTTGAGACATGGGAAATAGATAAACCTCACGACAGAAGCACAAATAAAAACAAAACGGTTGATTATCAGATGTAAGATCACGGAAATGCTAGATGGAATATCCAGCACTGGAATGAAAAAAATCCCACTTAAGGGACGTTTTGTGATTTAAGGAACGGGGACTTactaggagaaagcaccaagccattactcaAGAGACAGAAATATACTTAACAATACCCTGGATTTCTTGATAATGTTAATCTAACTTAATCGATGTTAATACATCTGAGCTAAGAAGATTGGCTAAAATAACTAGAATCCTAAAATTAGAAGACCGGAGAAGCATAgatgacatgataacaacatataagataCTAAGATGCATAGACATAGTCGACAAATAGAGCATAGTTCTAGTAACTATAATCAGAACCAGAGACTATAGATGGAAATTTTTGGTACAGATGAGCCACTGAGATACAAGAAAATCCTCAGTGTCCGTGGATGATTGATGTAAATAATGAAAACTTTACAATCTGATATATCATAAAATTACAAGTAAAGTTACTCCACATACTCTATTGTGAAGAcaatagagtatatatatatatatatatatatatatatatatatatatatatatatatatatatatatatatatatatatatatatatatatatacatatatgtataaggggtatatatatatatatatatatatatatatatatatataccccttatacatatatgtatatatgtataagtaTGATTACATAATGTGTATGAATACTTGTGGTTTATGTATATTACAATTTTCAAACGAAGGTATGAGAGAGATCCTTGGTCCATTCCACCATCAACTTCCTGTCTCCTCCTGTGTTTTCATTTCTTTTATTCTCCTCTACTTGTCAAATCTTTACCTCTTTGTCTTCCTCCCTCTTCAGCGCGTCTCTCCATCAACGTCTTTGTCTACAGCCTCCTCTCccttctgtgtctgtctgtctctctttctctctctcttaaactcttatttttattttctctAGTCCTTTTATGGAAAGTTCAGGCTAGAGGTACCCTAACACCCCAGGTCTTTATCATCCTGGACCACAACACTAAGGTCTTTATCATCCtggaccacaacaccccaggTCTTTATCATCCTGGACCACAACACTAAGGTCTTTATCATCCtggac includes:
- the LOC123761577 gene encoding seminal vesicle major clotting proteins-like; amino-acid sequence: MAGKSDMAGKSDMAGKSKMAGKPKMAGKPKMAGKSEMAGKSDMAGKSKMAGKSDMAGKSKMAGKSDMAGKSKMAGKPKMAGKSKMAGKADMAGKPEMAGKPEMAGKPDMAGKPDMAGKPDMAGKPDMAEKPDMAGKPDMAGKPDMAGKPDMAGKPDMAGNSKISGK